From a region of the Falco cherrug isolate bFalChe1 chromosome 9, bFalChe1.pri, whole genome shotgun sequence genome:
- the SEC16A gene encoding protein transport protein Sec16A isoform X4 — protein MQQPPQTVPAGAAAPPPAGIARNMYWRNSSLSKRANATAAPVQPVTDPFAFGRQTPQGSPLDNPSKGNALVMQSSSPAVFPQPAIIHTSPSHAGDNPHGLHTSLSAPVSQPGINTSTFSNVPIPSLSPGYIINSTTEAHPNADLGLCGPAVPLHYNTGAAVENSFSVHPGMVSASNKPGGRQDVGRDPNDVPSGPNATALFPPPPQQPMSQWRPVQSNLQSPVRNFVPYPEPSSQIDVHNVSQSSVSTSHPPLQANLQQVPVHQGIPQNTTQAPLSIGCEKNGKNGSANSSHHMNSIQPGNVFRQNTEMTNTWLSQPYQEQFCPQPPLQDSSFVIPTAQENNPQNQSPDMPETSNRPVPADRDSGTLSMFFKGDEAENEEILSSEKNYVVEKTEFDACQPHSASLYHQPMHPQRVATNVLSQAQIGTGSASEMVQKGMDAQYFSKIVSQQETQAAKHSMFVSDDKACIGDPSGNGGSQYENVENLECIQNQEVLPSEPQNASSPGAGPDLYRYGSFPGQMLPKNAVVSHTEGGPNLEAPDSLPHPVRPDSVSSNYSNISHRSASSSARPQEQVGTFIQQESGKPDEESSAGFFKQIDSSPLGGDSSELNLGKSYHGNLSQPPTPSPPKPTGVFQTSANSSFEPVRSHGVGIKPAEIDQAKMVVELRENHSNQKNIKKNTAVPAASPGNLEQPPDNLETIFMPQVHPLPLAVTGEAGNMLHSGPVTENIQSISERRSSTRAQGAVKKCDSPATTLWAHNELPNFGGNVLLAPAAPAVYVPAKQTVEVIQPPEEGLSNQQPSKPGTIAVQLSQDRHIPSENLENPPKMGEEEALQSQASSGYASLLSSPPTESLQNQPILIAQPNQSYNLAQPINFSISLSNQLSSNENNQPMKDSGVGDKPAMGPQTSHAGGIISGENVPLPVMQVGSLLVNALPNTNLLKHNVLQSPVNSSDTASNQPANLLMKTPLNLAPEGQKNVNMEGFIPEFASKPGSSSSISPGTNIAGASPLIPPVNSVIQANNSANHSNSKEEVAGVLDFTVSRTLEKSSASNSVQVHNQSLSGGPVYPQQSAGSSAGQMHPEMHDKQHFYQQVTKDVQHQAVSDRAVQGALPSQPQMQAAQMQQPASSGQSSVPSNYQVAAGTKAVQASQQHENQVLSNHPQPVGPQEADSVQLTTRYDQTSPDKQPASGQLSGAPASTAPSTTVSQSVMPNVQQDLQRPSLPQTPQDAFGPPQNPYYYYRHPYDAYQPPYPPPYPPADPRTAAHLYYMEDSYGQYDPRYSTGYMEPGSYRYSEPERPSSRASHCSDRPPSRQGYTEDYYAKSGWSDYYPGYYSNSYDYGDPSRWERYSSAYDPRYRDPRSYGQRYWYDAEHNPYQKREAYPYGNRHDQYEDNWRYDPRFTGSFDDESEPHRDPYGDEFDRRSVHSEHSGHSLRSSRSVHSHQSSFSSRSQQGVLLHTDYPYGGYAANFDGQQPFTGYGYPTETGWSAVEQAPLRPSTPEKFSVPHICARFGPGGFLIKVLPNLPSEGQPALVEIHSMETMLQHSPEQEEMRAFPGPLAKDDTHKVDVINFAQNKASQCFKNDNLIDKESASLLWDFIVLLCRQNGTVVGTDLAELLLRDHKTVWLPGKSPNEANLIDFTNEALEQVEEESGEAQLSFLTDSLITTIDSLEKETERFRELLLYGRKKDALESAMKHGLWGHALLLASKMDSRTHARVMTRFANSLPINDPLQTVYQLMSGRMPAASTCCGDEKWGDWRPHLAMVLSNLTNNVDLESRTIATMGDALASKGLLDAAHFCYLMAQVGFGVYTRKTTKLVLIGSNHSLPFFKFATNEAIQRTEAYEYAQSLGSQPGCLPNFQVFKFIYACRLAEMGLAAQAFHYCEVISRTVLKDPHYYSPVLIGQLIQMSSQLRLFDPQIKEKPEQESFIEPSWLVTLRHVDGQIKEGAIAYNTDRSTPPPYACSTPSSELDHASQCDGAGVGRDMGPGAENALLASLLPNMAQQMQSVQLMPSVPQAALDGSAAMIPPGDQEAVRSVPFYSVASQPIGPGPGFAPPGFSNPYGNEPSPLYLGSALPPGGPPQEIEPRSEEQINPETGTQRIARESPSQSSFPEQREEDFYGRMASMAPGRRSRSASQSSAHMGYGRRSRTTSESSAHSVGRERSSSAAKQPSPPPSVPVGKENKKEIKKEPAPRKTGGTWFRWLMGKGKNEAHLPDDKNKSIVWDEQKQRWVNLDEPEEESKPPPPPPTGFPKVPQTVPPGPGGPPSAPVNMFSRRAAGSRARYVDVLNPGGTKSSGAVPAPSDLFAPLAPMPIPANVFVPNSVPGEPQPMEGSGAAEHAPAASQTNADPAAAVEPEYLNPAILPPGSGLPVSNPDGSQSGELSRSSSMSSLSREVSQHFNQPATVPPSGGPAAGTVPFYNPSQFAQSPAVTGSSRLGRIGQRKYPTLK, from the exons ATGCAGCAGCCTCCACAGACTGttccagcaggagctgcagctccaccTCCTGCAGGCATTGCTCGGAACATGTACTGGAGAAACAGCTCACTCAGTAAACGAGCAAATGCAACAGCTGCTCCAGTGCAGCCTGTGACAGACCCTTTTGCATTTGGCAGACAAACTCCACAGGGTTCCCCTTTAGATAATCCATCCAAGGGCAATGCATTGGTTATGCAAAGTTCTTCCCCAGCAGTGTTTCCGCAGCCAGCCATTATCCATACTTCACCATCACATGCAGGGGACAATCCTCATGGACTGCATACGTCTTTATCAGCTCCTGTATCTCAACCAGGAATAAATACCAGTACGTTTTCTAACGTTCCAATTCCTTCACTGTCCCCAGGATATATTATAAATAGTACCACAGAAGCGCATCCAAATGCAGATCTTGGACTCTGTGGGCCTGCAGTACCATTACATTATAATACAGGAGCGGCAGTTGAAAATTCTTTCAGTGTGCATCCTGGAATGGTGTCTGCATCAAACAAACCTGGAGGTAGACAAGATGTTGGTAGAGACCCAAATGATGTTCCTTCAGGACCCAATGCAACGGCACTCTTCCCTCCACCTCCTCAGCAGCCTATGTCTCAGTGGAGGCCTGTTCAAAGTAACCTGCAGTCTCCAGTTCGAAATTTTGTGCCCTACCCTGAGCCGTCTTCTCAGATTGACGTTCATAACGTTTCTCAGTCCTCTGTTAGTACTTCTCATCCTCCTCTACAGGCAAATTTACAACAAGTTCCTGTACACCAAGGTATTCCACAAAATACCACGCAAGCGCCTTTATCCATTGGTTGtgaaaagaatgggaaaaatggCTCTGCAAATAGCAGTCATCACATGAATAGCATCCAGCCTGGAAATGTGTTTAGGCAGAATACAGAAATGACTAACACTTGGTTAAGTCAACCATACCAGGAACAATTTTGCCCACAGCCACCATTGCAAGATTCCAGTTTTGTCATTCCCACAGCTCAGGAAAATAACCCCCAAAACCAGTCTCCAGATATGCCTGAAACATCGAATAGACCTGTTCCCGCAGATCGAGATTCAGGAActctttccatgtttttcaAAGGGGATgaggcagaaaatgaagaaatactttcatctgaaaaaaattacgTAGTTGAGAAAACGGAGTTTGATGCTTGTCAGCCACATTCGGCATCCTTGTATCACCAGCCAATGCATCCTCAGCGGGTTGCAACTAATGTTCTCTCTCAGGCGCAGATTGGTACAGGTTCAGCCAGTGAGATGGTGCAAAAAGGAATGGATGCCCAGTACTTTTCTAAAATTGTAAGTCAGCAGGAGACGCAGGCCGCTAAGCACTCTATGTTTGTTAGTGATGACAAGGCATGTATAGGTGACCCATCTGGGAATGGTGGCTCACAGTATGAAAACGTTGAGAACCTGGAGTGCATTCAGAATCAAGAAGTGCTGCCAAGTGAACCACAAAATGCTTCATCCCCTGGTGCTGGTCCTGATCTGTACAGATACGGTTCCTTTCCAGGTCAGATGCTTCCAAAGAATGCTGTTGTGAGCCATACTGAAGGAGGACCAAATTTGGAGGCACCCGATTCGTTACCTCATCCTGTCCGACCAGATAGTGTATCTTCAAACTATAGCAACATTAGCCATAGGAGCGCTTCAAGCTCAGCAAGACCTCAAGAGCAAGTCGGTACGTTTATTCAGCAAGAAAGTGGGAAGCCTGATGAAGAATCTTCTGCTGGCTTCTTTAAACAGATTGACTCTTCTCCGTTGGGAGGTGATTCAAGTGAGCTAAACCTGGGCAAGAGCTACCATGGTAATCTATCCCAGCCTCCAACTCCAAGTCCTCCTAAGCCCACAGGAGTATTTCAGACAAGTGCAAATAGTTCTTTTGAACCCGTGAGGTCCCATGGAGTTGGTATAAAACCTGCGGAGATTGACCAAGCAAAGATGGTGGTTGAATTAAGAGAGAACCACTCAAACCAAAAGAATATCAAGAAGAATACAGCTGTGCCGGCTGCATCCCCAGGCAATCTTGAACAGCCACCAGATAACCTGGAAACTATTTTCATGCCTCAGGTACACCCACTGCCTCTTGCAGTCACTGGTGAAGCTGGAAATATGTTGCACTCGGGACCTGTTACGGAAAACATACAATCAATATCCGAGAGAAGGTCCTCAACAAGAGCTCAGGGAGCAGTTAAAAAGTGTGATAGCCCAGCAACAACTTTGTGGGCTCATAATGAGTTACCTAATTTTGGGGGAAATGTTCTTCtagctcctgctgctcctgcagtgtATGTACCTGCCAAACAAACTGTAGAAGTCATTCAGCCACCAGAAGAAGGCCTGTCTAATCAGCAGCCAAGTAAACCAGGGACTATTGCTGTTCAGCTTTCCCAAGATAGACATATACCTTCTGAGAATCTTGAGAATCCTCCCAAaatgggagaagaggaggcacTTCAGTCTCAGGCAAGTTCTGGTTATGCAAGTTTGTTGTCTTCTCCACCTACAGAGTCTTTGCAGAATCAACCTATCCTGATTGCTCAGCCTAATCAAAGTTATAACTTGGCTCAGccaattaatttttctatttctctgtcTAATCAGCTaagcagcaatgaaaacaaTCAGCCAATGAAGGACTCTGGGGTTGGGGACAAGCCTGCGATGGGTCCTCAGACTTCACATGCTGGTGGGATCATTTCTGGCGAAAACGTGCCATTACCTGTCATGCAAGTTGGATCTCTGTTAGTTAATGCACTTCCAAATACTAATCTGTTAAAACATAATGTATTACAAAGCCCTGTTAATTCCTCTGATACTGCTTCTAATCAGCCGGCAAATTTGCTTATGAAAACTCCACTTAATTTGGCTCCAGAAGGGCAAAAGAATGTTAATATGGAAGGGTTTATTCCTGAATTTGCTAGCAAGCCGGGGTCTAGCTCATCCATTTCACCTGGGACAAATATTGCTGGTGCAAGTCCACTAATCCCCCCTGTTAATTCTGTAATACAGGCTAATAATTCTGCAAATCATTCAAATAGCAAAGAAGAAGTTGCTGGAGTGCTCGACTTCACAGTGTCACGGACGTTGGAGAAAAGCAGTGCAAGTAATTCTGTGCAGGTGCATAATCAGTCGCTTTCTGGTGGTCCAGTATATCCTCAACAGTCAGCTGGTAGTAGTGCTGGTCAGATGCATCCTGAGATGCATGACAAACAACATTTCTATCAACAGGTGACAAAAGATGTACAGCATCAAGCTGTATCAGACAGAGCTGTACAGGGAGCATTGCCATCTCAACCACAAATGCAAGCAGCTCAGATGCAGCAACCAGCATCTTCTGGGCAGTCCTCAGTTCCTTCAAACTACCAGGTGGCCGCAGGGACTAAAGCAGTGCAGGCATCACAGCAGCATGAGAACCAGGTGCTGAGTAACCATCCCCAACCTGTGGGTCCCCAAGAGGCAGATTCGGTGCAGCTGACAACAAGATATGATCAGACAAGTCCTGATAAGCAGCCAGCATCTGGACAGCTGTCGGGTGCTCCAGCTTCCACAGCCCCTTCTACCACcgtcagtcagtcagtcatgCCAAATGTGCAACAAGACCTGCAGCGTCCATCCCTGCCTCAGACTCCTCAGGATGCCTTTGGTCCACCCCAGAACCCTTACTACTACTACAGACATCCTTACGACGCTTATCAGCCTCCATATCCGCCACCTTATCCTCCTGCAGACCCCAGAACAGCAGCTCATCTTTATTACAtg GAGGATAGCTATGGACAGTATGACCCACGGTACAGCACTGGTTATATGGAACCTGGGAGCTATCGCTATTCTGAGCCTGAACGTCCTAGTTCCAGAGCCAGTCACTGCTCTGACAGGCCACCTTCTAG ACAAGGCTATACTGAAGATTATTATGCAAAAAGTGGATGGAGTGATTATTATCCAGGCTATTACTCAAACTCATATGATTATGGAG ATCCAAGTCGCTGGGAACGTTACTCATCAGCTTATGACCCCAGATACAGAGATCCTAGAAGTTATGGTCAGAGGTATTGGTATGATGCTGAACACAACCCTTACCAGAAGAGAGAAGCATATCCATATGGCAACAG ACATGACCAATATGAAGATAACTGGAGATACGATCCTCGTTTTACTGGAAGTTTTGATGATGAATCTGAGCCCCATAGAGACCCCTATGGTGATGAATTTGACAGGCGCAGCGTCCACAGTGAGCATTCTGGTCATAGTCTCCGTAGCTCCCGCAGTGTTCACAGTCACCAGAGTAGTTTCAGCTCTCGCTCTCAACAA GGAGTGTTGCTCCACACAGATTACCCATATGGTGGATATGCTGCTAACTTTGATGGACAACAGCCTTTTACAGGTTATGGCTACCCGACTGAAACTGGATGGTCAGCTGTAGAACAAG cACCTTTAAGGCCCTCAACACCTGAGAAATTTTCAGTGCCTCATATCTGCGCAAGGTTTGGTCCTGGGGGCTTCCTAATAAAAGTGCTGCCAAACCTGCCTTCAGAAGGACAGCCAGCTCTGGTTGAAATACACAGTATGGAG ACTATGTTACAACATTCCCCAGAGCAAGAAGAGATGAGAGCATTTCCCGGTCCTCTTGCTAA ggatgaCACCCATAAAGTAGATGTTATTAATTTTGCACAAAATAAAGCTTCACAGTGCTTTAAGAATGATAATCTAATTGACAAAGAGTCTGCAAGTCTGCTTTGGGACTTTATTGTACTGTTGTGCAGGCAGAATGGG ACGGTTGTGGGAACAGACCTGGCTGAGCTTTTGCTCCGAGATCATAAAACAGTGTGGCTTCCTGGAAAGTCACCAAATGAAGCAAATTTGATTGATTTCACTAATGAGGCTTTGGAACAAGTGGAAGAGGAATCTGGTGAAGCCCAGCTCTCATTTCTCACCGATAGTCTTATAACCACAATTGACAGTCTtgagaaagagacagagagatTTAGGGAGTTACTGCTTTATGGCCGCAAGAAG GATGCTTTGGAGTCTGCGATGAAGCATGGTTTATGGGGTCATGCTCTGCTACTTGCCAGCAAAATGGACAGCAGAACACATGCAAGAGTTATGACCAG ATTTGCCAACAGTCTCCCAATTAATGACCCTCTGCAGACTGTTTACCAGCTCATGTCTGGAAGGATGCCAGCTGCATCCACG TGCTGTGGAGATGAGAAATGGGGAGACTGGAGGCCTCATCTAGCAATGGTGTTATCCAACTTGACCAATAATGTGGACTTGGAATCCAGGACCATTGCTACCATGGGAGACGCTCTTG CTTCTAAAGGCCTGCTGGATGCTGCTCACTTTTGTTACCTTATGGCCCAAGTTGGTTTTGGAGTTTACACAAGGAAGACAACAAAGCTTGTCCTAATTGGATCAAATCAtag TTTGCCATTTTTTAAGTTTGCCACTAATGAAGCCATTCAAAGAACAGAAGCTTATGAATATGCACAGTCTCTAGGAAGTCAGCCTGGCTGTTTGCCCAATTTCCAG GTTTTCAAATTCATCTATGCTTGCCGACTAGCTGAAATGGGACTTGCTGCTCAGGCTTTCCATTATTGTGAAGTCATTTCTAGAACTGTCCTTAAAGATCCACATTACTATTCACCTGTACTTATTGGGCAGCTAATCCAG ATGTCATCACAACTACGCCTGTTTGACccacagataaaagaaaaaccagaacAGGAATCTTTTATTGAACCTTCATGGTTAGTAACGCTTCGACATGTGGATGGACAGATCAAG GAGGGTGCAATAGCTTATAACACAGACAGATCCACCCCACCACCATATGCATGTAGTACACCAAGCTCTGAATTAGACCATGCTAGTCAATGTGATGGAGCAGGAGTTGGCCGTGACATGGGTCCAGGTGCTGAAAATGCATTGTTAGCATCCTTATTACCCAATATGGCTCAACAGATGCAAAGTGTGCAGCTGATGCCTTCAG TACCTCAGGCTGCCCTTGATGGGTCAGCTGCTATGATTCCTCCTGGTGACCAGGAAGCTGTCCGAAGTGTCCCTTTCTATTCAGTGGCTTCTCAGCCTATTGGTCCAGGACCTGGCTTTGCACCTCCAGGATTTTCAAATCCATATGGAAATGAACCATCACCCCTGTATTTAGGGTCAGCACTACCACCAGGAGGACCACCACAAGAAATTGAACCACGGTCAGAAGAGCAGATAAACCCAGAAACAG gaacaCAGAGAATTGCCCGGGAGTCTCCTTCACAAAGCTCTTTCCCTGAACAAAGGGAAGAGGATTTCTATGGCAGAATGGCTAGCATG GCACCAGGACGAAGATCCAGATCTGCATCTCAGTCTTCAGCACATATG GGCTATGGGCGAAGATCCCGAACAACTTCAGAGTCCTCTGCTCATTCTGTGGGACGAGAGAgatccagctctgcagcaaaacagccctctcctcctccctctgttCCTGTAgggaaagagaataaaaaagaaataaaaaaggaaccAGCACCTAGAAAG aCTGGTGGAACCTGGTTTCGCTGGCtgatgggaaaaggaaagaatgaagcTCACCTGCCAGATGACAAGAACAAATCA ATTGTTTGGGATGAACAGAAACAACGCTGGGTTAATCTGGATGAACCAGAAGAAGAG agtAAGCCTCCACCGCCACCTCCGACAGGATTTCCTAAAGTTCCTCAGACTGTTCCACCTGGACCTGGAGGCCCACCTAGTGCCCCTGTCAACATGTTTTCCAGAAGAGCAG ctGGAAGCAGAGCCCGTTATGTTGATGTCCTGAATCCAGGTGGAACCAAGTCAAGCGGTGCTGTTCCTGCACCATCAGACCTATTTGCCCCCTTGGCACCAATGCCAATTCCTGCAAATGTGTTTGTTCCAAACTCAG TTCCAGGGGAACCCCAGCCAATGGAAGGGAGTGGTGCAGCAGAGCACGCACCAGCTGCAAGTCAAACCAATGCagatcctgctgcagctgttgaGCCAGAG tatttaaaCCCTGCAATCCTTCCTCCTGGATCTGGACTTCCTGTTTCTAACCCTGATGGCTCCCAATCAGGCGAG CTTTCGCGCTCTAGTTCAATGAGTTCATTATCACGTGAAGTAAGCCAGCATTTTAATCAG CCTGCCACTGTACCACCTTCAGGGGGGCCTGCAGCAGGAACAGTACCGTTCTACAATCCTTCTCAATTTGCACAA TCTCCTGCAGTGACTGGAAGTTCAAGACTGGGAAGAATTGGACAGAGGAAGTATCCAACATTGAAGTAG